CGAAACCAAACAAGGCTATATGTCGAGCCAACTTACATTAGAAAGCCGGAATGGGCAGAATTTCGGCTTCCCTCTGCGTCCATATTTTAACAAAGTTGCACCTTTCTTAAGTGCTGTGATGGCCTGTAAACAGaatggaaagaagaaaaatggaaacaTGAGCTGATATGACTTAAGCTCAATGCATcatttgaacaaaaatatttgtcaTGGCTCACTCTGAGTGTTAATTCCATGGGCAATAACTGATGAAAAGGAACAAACCTGGTCGATATCCCTCTCGACCGGACCGCTTCTCTGAGGACTAGCCATTCAAGTTGCAATATCAGGTTTTGCCCACAAGTCCAAGACCCAATACCCATTtgaacaccaccaccacctaatACCATAACCCAATTCCCAACTTCTCCCcattaaaacaacaaaaaggaaattgATTTGCTCCACCTCTAACCCATTACACCCACAAATAAACCTCGGCTCTCAACAACAAAACCTTGCAGCTCAAGAAACTCAAACCCCTCCCCTCAGAATTTCGCAATTCCGCAAAACCAAACCCTAACTTTCAACCAAAAGAGGCTCCACTGATCAACTTTCAGCTCCGAAACAGCTCAAACCAGTTCCTTGGAAATCAGGGAAACCCTAAAATTCACATAGACGGTCGAATTCCTCGGAAAACTTcagatttttgtatttttcgaCACCAAAACACACATATCAAACCAAAAGAGAGCGCAGATTAGGGCAAACGAAGAGTGATTTTACCTACATTGCGAGAAAGATGAAGATATTTGCCAGCCATTTTCCAAAATCCGACGTCGCTCacttccaaaaaagaaaaaagaagattaaaaaattggaaaaatttgCAGGAAAATGGGAGGAGAAGTAAACGAGCGCTCTGCGACGTCGGAGaggtcgtcgtcgtcgtcgtcgtcaatGTGGAATTTGGCAGAGCTTCGGGGATTGTGGTTGTTTGTTAGCTAACGTGCGCGCCTCTctcattcttttccttttcttttccttttcctttctttctttcgttcTTTTGAAGTCGAACAGTTGGTTTTGTCGCTCCTGCTTCATGCCACGTCACCAACTGAAAATCTCGCGGGACCCGGATGGTTTGCTTTTGTCCTTATTTGCGCCAATAAGCACTGTCTTATTTGTTGACCAAGAAAAAAGCTTGTCGTATTTTGTTGACCAAGAAAAAAGCATGTCTTATTCTGTTGACCCAAATAGAAACCATGTCTTATTTTTTGATCAAATGCTTGTGTTATTGGTATTTGGtgacaaaattaaataacaaagaTTTGAGATTAGTCAAATTAATTAGAATAATGTGGTTTTTTCTTTGTattaaagtttgaatttttttttatataatttacatGGATTTAGTGTAGTAAATATTTTGCATCACGATATCTGTATGTAGATGTGCATGTTGTTATATTCGGTATGACGAATGTGTTTTTCTTATACAAATGAGCTTAGATATTACTTTTGCAATCAAAGATTGGTTTTAGAGTACAATATTGTTTGGATGAATCTGAAAATTAAATTAGTAGAAATACAAATATTGTATGTATTAAAGAAAACCAGtcttgtttatttaattaatttttagccTAGTTATAAAGCATAAGCTCGCTTTGGATTGCCACTTTGGTGGTCTTTTTAGATGATAAAAAAGCACCATTGAATTGATTCTTTATAGAGTTATGTCGCCTAATGCTTTGATAAGAAAAAGATATGTCCACCAATGTTTCGATCCCAAaataaagaacaagaagaaagagCGGTCTCCAAATatgcttttcctttttttttttttttttttatttaaatccacAATATAAAGAGCTTGTTttgaagtacttttaaaattactaaaaacgcttttgatgaaattgattttgagttgcaaaatcacttggatttttattaaagaatatTCGTTTCCAAaacatttttatcaaaaacaatttcagtcattttaaaaacacttctaaacgaGTTCTACCATTTGGACGATGTAATAACTTTTGCTGGAATCCGATGTGAAGGTATCGGCTCAGTTATTGACTATATATTGGATTTAGGGTTTAGCGACAGATGTTTTTTCGTTTCGTGACTGTGATGAAACTTGTCATGCATATATATTCAGTAAATAATTCAAGAAAATCATTAGTTTCGTTCTTGTTTATGTGGTTTTAAGTAATTAGTATGGCATTGTTAGATGTATGTGTTGGCTTGCAGCTTTATAGCAGCACAATGCACTTGCAGCCAAAAATACTCAAAACCAAATCGACACACACCATTTCATGATTTAAGAGACGTAGCATACAAAATGAAAAGATCAGCTAAGTACCGTTAACAGAATTAATTAAGACAGGAACTGCGATTTAATTAGTACATATAATCGTCATCAAAGATCATGTAGTTGTTGCTCTTCCTGTTGCTCCTTTCTCTATCAGCCTGCAAATCAGAAATAATATTACTTCGTATACTTGCAACATGAAGATGGAAAGATGATCACTACCAATTAACACTTATATTGTTCCCAACTTAATCACATTCACATATTATCAGTGAGTTGaaggttttatatatataaaagaccGCTACAAATACAATTAGTAGTGGAACTATTTTATGTGTTAGAGAGTTACAATAGTTACACCATTTCTGTTACAATAGTTATGGACATTAATTTTAGAATAATAGTCAATTGTCAATTATGTTGTAGCTCTATATTTATGTTGATGTTTATGTTTATCACCTTTAAGCTATAACCGTATATTATTAGCTACCCATTTGTATATATGTCTTGTATGTTGGTCTTGTGAATATTAAAGAAAATCAGTTTCTACATGTTATCAACTTTCTAAAGCCTCGTCCGATCCTCATTCTCTGTGTTTCTCTCCCTTATGGCAACCTCCTCCACGCTTCCTACTCTTTCCATTCCAAACATATCTCATCTTGTTTCCTTGAAACTCATTGACACCAACTATCTGATATGGGAAAGCCAACTCAAACCGTTCCTTCTCGGCCAAAATATTTGGCGTTTTGTTGATGGTTCTACAATATGTTTCATTTTATCTGTATTTTAGTTTCTTAGCTTCTTCAGTTTCTACAATATGTTGTATTTTATCTGTATTTTAGTTTCTCAAGTTTCGACGTGGGACTTTCACATATCACACAAATTAGATAGGCATATCAATGTACCTTGCTTATGAGCCTTTCAAATGCTTCTGTCCCGTGCTCTTCCATGTATTTTTCGGCGGCGGTTAAAACGTCATCCGGCTTGCTGAAGAGGCTACCGCCCTTCTTTCTTGGGAAATACCACATTTGATGAGCAACTTGTGGGTTCATATAGTATGGTCTGATGAAGCGTCGATAAACATGTGCAGCTCCGTTGAATTGTGGCAGCACCAACCAACATGTGAATATCAACTTGGCATAGGTCCATACCGGAAAGCTGATCAATAGTAAGGACATTATACGATAATTAGGGTTATAATTTGCCAGTTTCTAACTAGATACTTCATTAGATATTGAGAATTAAGACCGGAATTAGTTATGAACAACATTTTATCTGAAATCTAACAAGAAAAAACAGTACCATTCAAGGATTTTGGCGAATGTGAGCTCGAAGATTGTCATCAGAGAATACAGAACCCAATAGGTAAGCCATTGTTGATCATCGGTACGAGACTTGGTTTCTATTGCCCTAATTGAAGCATATCTAGCaaaaaaacacaacaaataTCATGAAACCATAGGTGATTGCTAGCGAAACTTCTATTACGCTCCGGTGTATCttatatatacaaatattttgtttatcATTGATTCTTAACTAAGGATCTAacggaaaaaatatatatggagTATGTAGAATACTCCATATAGCATACTAGAAAAACCGTATTAGCAGTGTTGACCGTTCAGGAAGAAAGGCACAGAATCATGACACTATACTTACAGGGGATAAACTAGTGTGACTAGAGGCCTGCAAATCAGAGACAAAGAATCCAACTTAGATATGTTTAAGGACCAGATTAATTAAACAAGAACAATCATACATTTATATAGTTGTAGAATTTAGAGAGGGGGCTAATTAAGGGGGACATACAAAGCAAGAACATCAAAGTTGTTAGCCACGACTTGTAGAAAATTCCCAGAATCATTGTTACGACCCATCTCTTGCAAATTGGCTGTCTACAATCTCACTGCTACGTCCTTTTGAGCTCTTATAAAAGTATGAGCTGGATCTATAAAAAGAGAGGAGGATTGGAGAAGGGTTTCAAAAAGCTGGCTATAAAGTGACAAGAGAAAGAAAACGTTGAAAAGTTTGTAAAGGGTCAGCTGATTTTGCGGATAATTGTACACAAGAAATTAGGCACCGATTTTTGAACTTCGAGCCTGCTTGACAGTAAGATACAGTCCCTAATCATCATTAGGGATTGATTGAATTCTCCGTTAAATCCTTCTCCAACCTTGTTAATTAACCATCCAAACTTGTTGCGAACCCAGTTTTGTTCTAATAGTTTAGCCCTAAATTTTGTTAGCCTCCAAATAGGCCAAATGATTGATAGCACTACTAGACATTGCTTGTAGGCATGTTGATTAGATTGTCATGCCTCAGCAATATTGACTTGTAACTGAGAAGTTGCGGATCAAGtgaaaaatttaatcaaatctaATAAATGTCAAAACTCTCGTTCCTCAAATCACTCGAAAACTATAAAAATCTTGCGGTAAGATTAAGTGATATCATAACGACATCTAACGTAATTGTCACATAATTAACatagagatcaaatttttttaagactACTTTGCCCAAATTTTAGGTAATGCATAACAGTCTTTCACTTCACAAAGAATTAGCAGATTTGATGTTAATTAATTGAGCAATAGTTGGTGGGCGGGATAAATTGGAGTGATATTTTAGTTAGTGCTTCTTCTCAAGGCCCAAAAGCTGGGAAAATGAACAAATGAGGTGCCTCACCGTATGCGGATCACTATAGCTCTAGGTCCCATTAAATCGTAAACAGTGCTGTTTCCACATATTATTCAAAAAGAAAAGctcatggtactgttcattttaatgaaaaatcatatttttatactaaaaagtcaatcttggtactattcactttaccctttattctatccttatcattaaaactcaaaattttcaaattattttcattaattttccttatttaatAACCTTCCTTCAGCTTCAAATTTTCTCTCGATGGAAGGAGGGAGGCATGGCCGAGATACGGCAGCTTCACTGCACTGTACTGTCACTGTACACTGCGAGGCCTAAAATTTTTGTATGTAGTATCCAAAATGCATGCACGTCACATTAAATACATGactatttttaatttagttGACAACGTTGATTTCCATTTATTTGCTCTTgaatttttcggttttttgttGTCATTTTGGTTTAAGATTCTTATTCTAGTCTCTTAGGCGTTGTTTGATATAGAAAATTGAATTGGAATAaataaatcatgattttcaatGTATGCTaaaggaagaaatgaaaaaattgtgGCCGACTTGAAACTAGGATACTCACAAGATAGTAGGACTAGAAAGGAGAAAATTAAGTAGAATGAAGAAATTTTCTTCATATGTATCCCCCTTGTAATCCTCTCAAAATGAAAAGAATCATTCTACGCTATCTTTAATATATCTTGAATTTAAAAAGTTATCAATTCTAATTTAATCATAGACAACATATTAACGAGGCCTTAAAAATTTACAAGCGATACCGAATTTTAGTATAGGATTAGAACAAACCAGAAGCATAGCCAGCAAGCTCAAACGGTTTGAAGACACATTCCTTTCAAATATCAATGATTAGAGAAGTATAGTACAACGAATCACACGCATACTTATCGAAgcattaatatttaatatttatcgaGTGCTAACGAACTCACCTCTAACTGTCTTAACTCCACACtcactttttaataaaaatttcataCCAATTTTATCCTCTTAAAATGCCATCTAAGGaccaaagtaaaaaataataataaataaataaaattaaaaaaataataataagaggGATTCTCTTCTCCATTCACCATCCCTCACAATTATTGTAATTcctccaaaagaaaaaagaaaaaaagaaaaaaggatttTCTCCATTTTATATTCCTCTagtttaataatatataatagtttaaagcatttgaataataaaataattatttaaattttgaaaaatgaaatgggAGACGAGAAGAAGGAATTGGGCTTGGAGGGATGGGATTGGGTTGTCGCCAATTTGGAAATGGGGCATATGAGGATGAAATTTGCGAATGCAGCATGAGGCTTGTAATTCGTGAAACTTGGAAGGGGGAGGGAAGGGGGTTGTGTTGGGGGTctgaagagagagaaggaaggagAGTCGCAATCGGCTGACGATCTGGAAGGTGACAATATTCTAGAATTCTAACAGGAATAAAATCAGGAAGGGAGGCCTTGGGTTGAGTGGAGGCTCAATTGGACTTATCAGCACTCTAATTTGAGTAGAGAAATAAGTAGGGGTGGGAAATTTTGCCATTAATCGATTTACCGACCGAACCATACCAGTTGACTTATAATGGTATGGTATAGTTTTGGCATTTTTTCATAATGGGTTGGCATTTTACCGAACCAACAATTAATGGCATGCCTTTGGTAATTGATTTGTATGCCGGTGGTATGCCACACCTAcctatatatatttcttttttttctctttctatttagatattttaggtattttttaaatgtttgaCTCCTCAGTTTTAGGGTTTCAAAAATAAATGACTCCttagttttagggtttaaaaaatatatgcacGACTTCTAGCAGCCTTCtctcaattttcttcttctcttcaacACACACCTCCCTGTCATCCGGCCAACTGCTTTCTCTACCataaatcttcttcttcatcatcagctTTCAAATTTAGGTAAATATTTGTGAAACCCTTCTCTTGGGGATTTATTGTATTGCGATGCTTTATGCATATCTTAGGTATTCATAGTACTGTTGCAttccattattatttttaaatgaattttttctGTTGTATCCCCTTATTTGGAGTTAGAAGATGTACGCATATATTTCATCAGAGTCCAGGGACCAATAATGCAATGCAATGCAAACAACCAGTTGTGCCATTTACCAACCGAATCAGCCAATAATTTTGGCTGAACCGATTTTTGGCAACCGCAAGAAGACAGTTGACTAGCGGTAACTGATTTTTGGTAATTATGTCTATGTGGCTGGCAGGTAGCACAAGAAATTTGGCACGGTTTGCCAACCCAACCCAGCCGTAGAAATAAGACATTAAGGTGAGTATAATAACACTCAATTCATTTTTGACGTTATCATCATGTGTTGCAGTTAAATGAAAATCACTGTATGAATCACTAGCTAGGTAGGATTTTACCCTAATATAGTGAAGCATCTGGATGCTCCAATGATGGGCAATTTTATCTTCACAGCGAGCTTGCATATGGTGCTACTTAAATAACAATAATATCCACCGGGGCCTGCAATAATCGTCTTACCTACCAATGTGGTATGGAGATTTTAAAGTCCTCTTGCCATACACTCATATATATTATTCTATATTTCAATATAAATTGTGGTATGACTACAATACTACGTCTCAGTTGTTCGGCTATAATGTTTGTGTATTTTTCACACCAGTACTTCATTATACGTAGTACGAAAACCATATCAattgttgaagaagaagaaacaaataaattaacatGCGTTTCCTCTCTTGCATGTCTAAGTTTAGTGCTATATGCTCTTTTTTTACATTCGAGTTCGAATTTTCTTCTCTATAATTTAGATATGAGTGTGTAAAATATCGATTATTTAGCCAAATTAACATGTGTTTCATCTTTTTAAGTGCTTGATTTAACCAAAAAACTAAAGATATATTGATCCAAGCGAGCTAGTTCAAGGTTCCCGGGAGCAAGtatattttgtaattaaattGGGTATGTTAATGCAAAAACTCTAGTTTTCGCTCTATTGTAAAATAAAGTAATATTATCGtttttattcaataaaaaaaaaattcctaaacTCTAAATGAAACGGTTGTTTAAGAACACTGAGACGAAATAAAACAATCATACAATAATGACATCATGCAAGTTataattcaataattaaaaattggCTTAAAAGATTGCAACTTGCATCCAACAACTCTTTGAACATTTTATATACCTAATaagtgtgtgtatgtatgtgtgtgtgtgtgtgtgtgtgtgtgtgtgtgtgtgtataaatatataatatatattcatgaaaaataatcaataatTCGCTCGGCCATATGTGTATGGCAAAGCCAAGGTTTTCAAATAATGGGGttatgattttgaaaaaaaaaaaaaaaaaaatttattggaTCATTTTGTCAAGCACCTGGTAGAAACTTTTTGATTTTTGTCAACATCTACCGAAGGCTTATGCCAACATATCCCAACAACTATTATGATATGTAGAGGCTTGAGGGTGGCCATAAGAAATTGGAGAGTAATATTGAAGACTGTCAAGGTTTGTCAACTCATGCATTTTTTCGCGAGATTGGTGGCAACATAGAGTTACACACaagaggagagaaagagaagacaaggctgatagaaaaaaatagaagaagaagTAGGAGAAAAATGTTGTAATTTGGTTTGTCGTAACTGTTTATAGAATCAAACACAATATAcatatttgaagttgttgggTCATGGACAACCATGCTGGCTATAACATAAAAGCAAAGCAAACCCATGTCCTAATGCTAAAATCACCAAACTTACACGACCGACGTTTCACATCGATCGCTCACTGTCATTGCTTGTTAAAAAAGAGTTAATTAAGATAGGAACATATATAGCTAGGACAAATTAATACACACACTTGTAAATgtgcatatatgtatatatttccaTGAAGAACTGCAGTAGTATCAACGTCTATCTGCCATGTCCTAGCTAGCCACTTAAccaatacaatgaatgaaaatGGTCCTGCAGGACCACATGCAGTACTAGCTAAGCTAGCTAGCCACTTAATTTGATCCATCAATCGATCCATCTCTATATATACCATAAGATAGCACTGACGACGACCTTAATTATATACGAACAAATAAGTCTCTACAGAAAGAGGAGAAATGCATGCAGAAGTCAGCGAATAACACTGTATATTATTGGTGTCAATTTATTTACAGGCAATGGTCGGCTAATTCACGAGTACATCATTACTGTAGCGTCTTGCATCAGTGATACAAATACATGTGTAAGGTTTTATTTACATACCGTTGTATCATTGACACAAGACGTCACATTAACAATGTACCCGTGCCTTTAAATTGCTTTCCCATCTGACCATTTGCTGATAAAACGTGAGTAGCGAGTGCGTACGGCCATCTTAATTAAGGGTCCGGATCGACCTGATTAGGCGTCGTGGGGCTCCTTCATCCTGGCCCGGCTTACGTACGGAACCTGAATCACAACTGCAGTAGCTACTGGCAGGGTAGCAGTATGATGCATATTATTAATTCATGATCGTGGGAGATCATGTATGCGTATGTCTAGCGAATCAGAACCAGACATGGAAACTCTTTCAAAGAATTTTTAAGTCCAATATTGCAGTGAGGGAAACAAATGTTTCTGATTCTTAGCAGCTCATAAAATTTTGATCAATGAAAGGTTTTGTGAAAATTCTACAATGCTATGGTGTATCCTATATATGTACTGGGAGTATATATACTTGaaagtttcagattttgatCAATGAAAGAAATATACAAAGAGCCTTATATGATCATTGACTGAGTTTATAGTGATTGATCCAGGATAAAGAGAAGAGCCTTAATTCATTAACGACGACAGAAATGCATGCACATAGGCTTTCCTATAAACTCAATGTAGCAGTTCAAACATTGGTGCATCTCATATACCGATGTATTTTAGAAAAACTCTAGTTCATGATCGTGGGACATCATACATAGATATGTCTAGCCAGTCATAATCAGACATGCAAACTTTTCAGTGGGGGAAGCAAATGTTTCTACAGAAACAGATTATGATCGAGTTTATGCTGATCCAAGATGAAAAACAAATGAGCTAGCCTTAATTCATTAGTAACGACAGAAATGCATGCATGTAGGCTTTCCTGAACTCGATCCGTGGCAAATATGTTATGGCAACACATATTCTGAAATAATAGTTATTAGCAACTTAAGCATGCATGATGAAGTTATACATTGGTTACAGTCCAATCATACCAAAAAACACGCCATACgtttttgtaattaaaacacaatTGTCGTTCACCTAT
This Pyrus communis chromosome 6, drPyrComm1.1, whole genome shotgun sequence DNA region includes the following protein-coding sequences:
- the LOC137737246 gene encoding HVA22-like protein c, with the protein product MGRNNDSGNFLQVVANNFDVLALPLVTLVYPLYASIRAIETKSRTDDQQWLTYWVLYSLMTIFELTFAKILECFPVWTYAKLIFTCWLVLPQFNGAAHVYRRFIRPYYMNPQVAHQMWYFPRKKGGSLFSKPDDVLTAAEKYMEEHGTEAFERLISKADRERSNRKSNNYMIFDDDYMY